In Oscillospiraceae bacterium, the genomic window CGATCTGTGCGGCGTCATCCAGGCGCAGGGTCAGCTCATAGCCGTGGATGCGCAGCTCCATGGGGTCGCCCATGGGGGCCAGCTTGATCAGAGTGACCTGCGCCCCCGGAACAAGGCCCATATCCAGAAAATGCTGCCGCAGGGCCCCGGTGCCGCCCACCGTGTCCACCACCGCGCTCTTGCCGATCTGCAATTCTTTCAGTGTCATATTTCATGCTCCTTTGAGCGAAAAATGTTAGCTTTTGCGAACAATAGTAATATAGGCTAACTGGCGAAATATGTCAATAGAAGAGCAGAGAAAATACGATTTAAAATAGCCTCCGCTTCGCTCTGGCTATATCAGCGGAAATACTATTTTTAAGTTTGCAAATCCGGCAGGGCTGCGGCCCTGCCGGATTTGCCTTTTCACAGATGGGGTCGTTACGGATGATGGCATCGGCTGCTGCCGGCTTTACAGCCGTCGCGCAGCAGGAACAGCAGAACCGTTACCGGCAGCAGATGCCGCTTCCCATTACGACCCTCTGGTGAAAATGCGTTTGGAGCGGCCCGCAGGCCGCGACAAACGCCAATATAAAAATAAATTTTCCGCTGAATATCCCCAGAGCGAAGCGGAGGGGATTTCCAATCGTTCCGTAACCAAAAAAGCCGTGCACTCTTTTCAGAGAATGCACGGCTTTTGGAAATCATGCGTTACTTTGCGGTGTTGTAGCCGTCGGGGTTCTTCTGCTGCCAGTTCCAGCTGTCGGCGCACATGTCCTCAATGCCGTACTGTGCCACCCAGCCCAGCTCGTTCTTGGCCTTGGTGGGGTCGGCGTAGCACTCAGCGATATCGCCGGGGCGGCGGGGGTCGATGACGTAGGGGATCTGCTTGCCGCAGGCCTTTTCAAAGGCGTGGAGCACTTCCAGCACGCTGTAGCCCTTGCCGGTGCCCAGGTTGCAGATGAACAGGCCGCAGTTCGTTTCCAGCTTCCGGATGGCGCACACATGGCCGCGGGCCAGGTCCACCACATGGATGTAGTCGCGCACGCCGGTGCCGTCCGGGGTGGGGTAGTCGTTGCCGAACACATGCACCTTTTCCAGCTTGCCGACCGCCACCTTGGCGATGTAGGGCATCAGGTTGTTGGGGATGCCGTTGGGGTCCTCGCCGATAAGGCCGGACTTGTGGGCACCGATGGGGTTGAAGTAGCGCAGCAGGGCCACGTTCAGGCTGGGGTCGGCCTTGCAGACATCCTGCAGGATGCGCTCAGTGAAAGCCTTGGTGGTGCCGTAGGGGTTGGTGGTGGCACCCACGGGGAAGTCCTCGGTGATGGGCACGCTGGCGGGGTCGCCGTAGACGGTGGCCGAAGAGCTGAACACGAAGTTCTTGCAGTTGTGGCGGCGCATCACATCCAGGATGACCAGCGTGCAGTTGAGGTTATTATAGTAGTATTCGATGGGCTTGGACACGCTCTCGCCCACCGCCTTGTAAGCGGCAAACTGGATGACGGCGGTGATGTCCGGGCACTCGGTGAAGATCTTCTCCACGTCCTCGTGCTTGGTCATGTCCGCATTGTAGAAGCGGAAGTCCTTGCCGGTGATCTGCTTCACGCGGTCCAGCACCACGGGGGAAGCGTTATAATAGTTATCTGCCACGACCACGTCATAGCCGGCATTCAGAAGTTCGATGCAGGTGTGGCTGCCGATATAGCCGGCACCGCCGGAAACCAAAATTGCCATAGTCCAGTACCTCTCTCACTTATCACTTGTTCAGCTGCGGCCGGGCGTGCCCCGGCCTGCTTAAAGAATACAACGTTCTCTGCGCAGAATCAAGGGACGCGGTTTTTATTTACATGTAATTTTGTTGCATATTCAATTTTGCAATTTCTGATTTCAAAGCATTTTTTGTCTGCCGCAAATGGATGGATGGCCCTCTTTGTGCAAATGGGAGAAAGAAAACGGACGGCTGTCCGTTTCCGGCAGCCGTCCGTTCTGAGTCGTTACAGTTTCCCGCACTGCTTGCCGGTGAAGAAGCGCAGGGTGGTGGTGGCGCGGAACACCTTGCCGGCCCGCAGCACCGTGGAGGGGAACTCCGGGTGGGAGGGGCTGCAGGGGTAGTGCTGCGTTTCCAGCGCAAAGCCGCCGTATTTCTGCAGCGGCTTGCCGCCCTTGCCGGGGCTGGGGCAGTCCTGCAGGAAGTTGGCTGTGTACAGCTGGATGCCCGGCTGGGTGGTGTACAGCTTCATGCTGATGCCGGTCTTGTCGCTGGTGGCCCAGGCGCAGATGCTCTGGCTGGAACCGCGGGCGCGGTCGATGACGTAGCAGTGGTCATAGCCGCCGCCCACCATGGTGGTCTGGGCAAAGCCGGTGTCGATCTCCCGGCCGATGAGCTTGCCCGCGGTGAAGTCCATGGGCGTGTCCGCCACCGGCAGAATGGCACCGGTGGGACAGCACTGATTGTTGCCTTCCAGATAGCGGGAGGCATAGATGCGCAGCTTCTGGTTCAGCACGTCGCCGCCGCCGTCCAGATTGAAGTAGCTGTGGTTGGTCAGGTTCACGATGGTGTCCGCGTCGGAAGAGACGCGGTAATCCATACGGAATGCATTGTCCTCGGTGAGGGTATAGCGCACCGCGATCTTCAGGTTGCCGGGGAATCCATCCTCGCCGTCGGGGCTCTCGGCCTCCATGAGCAGGGTGTCGCCAAAGGATTTGACCCGGTAGAGCTTGCGGCTGAAGCAGCCGTGGAGGTGGTTGGGGCCGTTGTTGGCCTCCAGCTGATAGGTCTTGCCCCCCACGGTAAATACTGCATTCTCGATGCGGTTGGCGTAGCGGCCCACAAAGGCACCGCAGCAGGTGCTGCCGGAGGAGTTGAAGTCCGCCTCGTAGTCTGCCATGGTGTCGTGACCCACCACCACGTCCACCGGGCCGTTTTTGGCCGGCACGATGATGCTTTTGATCACGCAGCCGTAGTCCAGTACGCTGACGGTCAACCCACCGGGGTTGGACAGGATATATTCGGTAACATTCGCGCCCTCTTTGGTCACACCGAAGGGCTTTGAGCGGATCTGTGCCATTGGGCATCGCCTCCTAAGGATTTTTGGAACACACGGCCGGGCAGACTGCCCCCGTCTTTCTACTGTATTTATGATTATATCACAGTTTTGCGTGTTTGTGTGAGCATCCTTTTAGAATTTGCATCCAATTTTTCAGGGGATTTTTTGTAGGAATTATAGAACACCACCGGTGCTGCCGCGCAAAAAAGCACCCCGTATCCCAACAGACAGGATACGAGGTGCTCCAAACAGAAACTTCTTTTACGGCTGGGGCTGTGCGGCACCCTGGGCTGCGATGAACTCGGCTGCATCGTCCGGGATGTCGTCCAGATCGTCGTCGCTGCCCACATCCACACTGAGCGGCGGCTTTTTGAACAGGACATCGTACAGGAGGGGCACGATATACAGGGTCATCAGGGTGGCGTAGCTCAGGCCGCAGATGATCACAATGGCCATGCCGCTCATCAGCTGGCTGGCCATATCGCCGCTGAACACCATCTGCAGCATGGCCAGCACGGTGGTCAGGGTGGTCATCAGAATGGGGCGCATACGGGTCTTGCCGGTGGCGATCAGCGCGGCGCGCCGCTCCATGCCGCCCATGCGCAGCTGGTTGGCGTAGTCCACGAACACGATGCCGTTGTTGACGACGGTGCCCATCAGCACGATGAAGCCCATGAGGGAGATCATGGTGAGCTGCTGGCCGGTGACCAGCAGGCCGATCAGGCCGCCGGTAAAGGCCAGCGGCACGGTAAACAGCACGATGAAGGGGGACAGCAGGCTCTGGAACTGCGCCACCATGACCAGATACACAAAGGGCAGGGCCAGCGCCATCCACTGGACCATTTCCCTGACCATGAAGTCCACGTTCTCGGTCTCGCCGCCCATGGAGAAGTTGCAGCCCTCCGGCATCTCGCTGCCGGCCGCAAACTCGTTCAGGGCCTTCTGCAGAACGCGGGACTGCACGGTGGTGTTGTAGCCGTCCAGCGTGTCGGCCGTGACGGTGACGTACTCGGTCTGGTTCTCGCTGGTGATGGAGTCCGGCGCGGTGCCGGTCTCCCAGGTGGCAATGTCAGCCAGGGTGCAGGTGCCGGTCACCGTCTCGCCATCGGTGTTCAGGACGCTGGTGTCAAAGGTCATGTCCATCATGTTTTCCTTGGTCAGGGGGTCCAGATTATTGGTGATCTTTACGTCCATGGTGGTGCCATCCACCGTCACCGGGGTCTGGGCCGTGGCGGTGGTGGTGAGCCGCTGGGCGATCTTCTGGTACACCTCGGCCACGGTCAGGCCGTAGGCGCGCACCTTGTCGCGGTCCACCTTCAGGATGATGGTGGAGTCACCGGCGCCAAGGCCGTTGGTGGCGTTGGCAAAGCCGGGGGTGCTGTTCACGATATCCACCACCTTTTCCGACAGGGCGGTGAGGGTGTTCACATCGGAACCATAGATCTTGATGGACAGACCGCTGGACAGCTGGCTGGTGAGCTCCCCGGTCATGCCGGAGATCTCCACCGTGCCGGTGCACTGTTCCACCCCGGCAATGGCGGTTTCCAGCGCCTGCCGGGCGGTCTCGATCTGACGGGAAGACAGATCCTCCTTCAGCATCACGTTGATTTGATATTTGCCGTAGCTGCTGGCGGCAGCCAGCAGGTCGGTGATGGTGCTGGGCAGGCCCAGCTGGCTGATGTCCATGCCCGCCACGCTGGTGTCGGTGGTGATGCCCACCTCGGTCACATTGTCCACGGCCATGGCAGCTTCCACAGCCTTGCCGGCCACAACGTAGGATTCCTCCTTGCTCAGGCTTGCGTCGGTGGACAGGGTGATGACCGCCTCGTTGCTGGTGATCTGGGGCAGAAGCTCGATGCCCATGTTCAGCACCTGCCAGCCGCTGAACACCAGCAGCACCACGGCAGCTGCCAGCGGCACGGCACGGTGCTGCAGGCACCATTTCAGGCTCTGGACGTACTTATCCTGGACCTTTTCAAA contains:
- a CDS encoding galactose mutarotase; the protein is MAQIRSKPFGVTKEGANVTEYILSNPGGLTVSVLDYGCVIKSIIVPAKNGPVDVVVGHDTMADYEADFNSSGSTCCGAFVGRYANRIENAVFTVGGKTYQLEANNGPNHLHGCFSRKLYRVKSFGDTLLMEAESPDGEDGFPGNLKIAVRYTLTEDNAFRMDYRVSSDADTIVNLTNHSYFNLDGGGDVLNQKLRIYASRYLEGNNQCCPTGAILPVADTPMDFTAGKLIGREIDTGFAQTTMVGGGYDHCYVIDRARGSSQSICAWATSDKTGISMKLYTTQPGIQLYTANFLQDCPSPGKGGKPLQKYGGFALETQHYPCSPSHPEFPSTVLRAGKVFRATTTLRFFTGKQCGKL
- the galE gene encoding UDP-glucose 4-epimerase GalE, translating into MAILVSGGAGYIGSHTCIELLNAGYDVVVADNYYNASPVVLDRVKQITGKDFRFYNADMTKHEDVEKIFTECPDITAVIQFAAYKAVGESVSKPIEYYYNNLNCTLVILDVMRRHNCKNFVFSSSATVYGDPASVPITEDFPVGATTNPYGTTKAFTERILQDVCKADPSLNVALLRYFNPIGAHKSGLIGEDPNGIPNNLMPYIAKVAVGKLEKVHVFGNDYPTPDGTGVRDYIHVVDLARGHVCAIRKLETNCGLFICNLGTGKGYSVLEVLHAFEKACGKQIPYVIDPRRPGDIAECYADPTKAKNELGWVAQYGIEDMCADSWNWQQKNPDGYNTAK